The DNA window TATATCTATAGCGATCCCTTTATGATGACCTGAGAAACCTATTGATTTAACACGGTCACCATAATATTTCTTAAGTCTTGCAATTTCCAGTAAACATACCTCACAAAAGTCAATAGGATAACCTGATGTACAATGATAGAGCACAATATTCTCATTCTTATTATAATCTTCATAGAATCTAACTATTTCTTCTATTTCTGATTTTTTTGTCATACCCGTTGATATATGAACCTCTCCGCCAAAGTTCTCACATACATATTTATGCATCTCCCAATTAGTAGACATTGCCGATGGTATCTTTAAAACAGTAGGATCTACTACCTCGATTAACTCCTTTAATGATGTCATATCCCAAGCTGATGAGGAATATGCAATATTAAATTCATCCTCGGCATATTTTTTTAATTCTCTATGCTGTTCTATAGAAAACTCTAAAAATTCTCTATGTTCCCCGTATGTTTTGCCATAAGAATTCCATGGTTCTGGATGGGGTGCATTGTATTCCTCTTCCGTTAACAATTCTTTTGGTGTCCTCTTTTGAAATTTAACCATATCGGCATTACAAAATACTTTTGCAATCTTTATCATCTCCTTTGCTAATTCAAAATCCCCTTTATGATTGCACCCAATCTCTGCGACAACCTTTGGTTTCATATAATTTACATCTAT is part of the Deferribacterota bacterium genome and encodes:
- a CDS encoding N-acetylneuraminate synthase family protein — encoded protein: MKYEIDVNYMKPKVVAEIGCNHKGDFELAKEMIKIAKVFCNADMVKFQKRTPKELLTEEEYNAPHPEPWNSYGKTYGEHREFLEFSIEQHRELKKYAEDEFNIAYSSSAWDMTSLKELIEVVDPTVLKIPSAMSTNWEMHKYVCENFGGEVHISTGMTKKSEIEEIVRFYEDYNKNENIVLYHCTSGYPIDFCEVCLLEIARLKKYYGDRVKSIGFSGHHKGIAIDIAAYTLGATWIERHFTLDRTWKGTDHAASLEPDGLRRLRRDLYAAHKALKFKENDLLAVEEKQAKKLRWDRFINFIKK